A stretch of the Vigna radiata var. radiata cultivar VC1973A chromosome 7, Vradiata_ver6, whole genome shotgun sequence genome encodes the following:
- the LOC106768572 gene encoding uncharacterized protein LOC106768572, whose translation MIPPRRKKWTEAEEKTLIDKYGEMVADGSLAKMRTREKKFKPIACHVNSVHYVRDPVAYPWQWSWKDVSTKVQNMRHQYLLVKQKIKRPEFSGSGGGDCDDGSEFDWVEGLTHWSNFLRYKDVFGDVALVVGGHGGNELMAIEDGDHGDHHEDHGDGFLAGAGGMDMVEFGQMGHSGDGDFGAAMDGVDNEVMVLGFEYEAEEGEVNYNGSGREREDAAENGFVFEEEGEVNGSSLKKRKVVKGMERKVWRILGNQLGQLREMEARFEQREVERERERQRRENLRVELDKQWEKKLEEREKEREERDKERDKLRRQRMAEWEAMEKENEEMERKRREEELIHEREWEERMNCRRLEWKKRVDEMLSQHRAEMGQMQTRFLHEQQNLTSQLLGLFSQWPAQPAGLSDHTSASNHYLSQMMQNLHHVNGIVHGDTRVEGDNQEDQFIVDG comes from the coding sequence ATGATTCCTCCGAGGCGGAAGAAATGGACCGAGGCCGAGGAGAAAACCCTAATCGACAAGTACGGGGAGATGGTGGCGGACGGTTCGCTGGCGAAGATGCGGACTCGCGAGAAGAAGTTCAAGCCGATTGCTTGTCACGTGAATTCGGTGCACTACGTGCGCGATCCCGTGGCGTACCCTTGGCAGTGGAGTTGGAAGGACGTTTCGACGAAGGTGCAGAACATGAGGCACCAGTATCTACTGGTGAAGCAGAAGATCAAGAGGCCTGAGTTTTCGGGGTCCGGAGGAGGTGATTGTGATGATGGGAGTGAGTTTGATTGGGTGGAGGGGCTTACTCATTGGTCTAACTTTCTAAGGTACAAGGATGTGTTTGGGGATGTTGCACTTGTTGTTGGTGGTCATGGTGGCAATGAGTTGATGGCGATCGAGGATGGGGATCACGGGGATCACCATGAGGATCATGGAGATGGGTTTCTTGCTGGTGCTGGGGGGATGGACATGGTTGAGTTTGGGCAGATGGGTCATTCTGGGGATGGGGATTTTGGGGCTGCTATGGATGGTGTTGACAATGAGGTGATGGTGTTGGGGTTTGAGTATGAGGCCGAGGAAGGGGAGGTGAATTACAATGGGAGTGGTCGAGAGAGGGAAGATGCGGCGGAGAATGGTTTTGTGTTTGAGGAGGAAGGGGAGGTGAATGGGTCAAGTTTGAAGAAGAGGAAGGTGGTAAAGGGGATGGAAAGGAAAGTGTGGCGGATTCTTGGTAACCAACTGGGGCAGTTAAGGGAAATGGAAGCGCGGTTTGAGCAGCGTGAGGTGGAGAGGGAGCGTGAGAGGCAGAGGAGGGAGAACTTGCGAGTGGAGCTTGATAAGCAGTGGGAGAAGAAACTGGAGGAGAGGGAAAAGGAGAGGGAGGAGAGGGACAAGGAAAGGGACAAGCTTAGGAGGCAGAGAATGGCGGAATGGGAAGCTATGGAGAAGGAAAATGAAGagatggaaagaaaaagaagagaggaagaattgATTCATGAGAGGGAATGGGAGGAAAGAATGAATTGCAGGAGGCTAGAATGGAAGAAGAGGGTTGACGAGATGCTAAGCCAGCACCGAGCAGAAATGGGTCAGATGCAGACTCGGTTTCTTCATGAGCAACAAAATCTTACTAGCCAATTGCTTGGTCTATTCTCTCAATGGCCTGCCCAACCTGCTGGCCTATCTGATCATACTAGTGCCAGCAACCATTATCTTTCACAAATGATGCAAAATTTGCATCATGTGAATGGAATTGTTCATGGTGACACTAGGGTCGAGGGAGATAATCAAGAAGATCAATTCATTG